The nucleotide window CGTGCACCAGCGCCAGGTCATCCTGCACGAGATCGGTCACATCGTCTGCGACCACGCCGCCTCGCCCTCGCTGACCGCGCAGGACGCCGGGATGCTGCTTCCGTCGCTCAGTCCCGACCTGGTACGACGCGTGCTGGGCCGGGAGCACGGGCAGTCCGAGGTGGAGATCGAGGCGGAGCTCGTCGGCTCGCTCATCGGCGGCCGCATCGGCGCCTGGACCGCCGACCCGGAGTGGCCGGTGGCCCCGGAGGCCCGGAGGCTCGCCGCGCGGCTGGCGGAACTGGAGCCCCCGGCCGTGCCGGGCAGGGGATGAGCGCCGGCCCGAACCTGGTCTGTGCCGCGCTCGCCCTCTCGGCCTTCGTGGAGAAGGCACGGGTGATGCGAGTCGGCTACTCGGCGGTCCGGCTCGCCCTGGCCGAGAGCTACTTCCTGCTTCTGGTGATCGGTCTCCTCTCGGTGCCCGTGGTGTGGGCGGAGACGAACCGGGTCGTCGGCACCGAGAACTTCTCCGGACTGGTCACCCAGACCTGCGTGATCCTCGTGACGGTCTGCCAGCAGCTCGTCCTGCTCCGGCTGTCCCACGAAAGGCTCACGGCCTACCGTAAGGCGATTTTCCCGCTGATCGGTCTCGGTGTGACGCTGACGGCCATGACCACGCTGTTCTTCGCCGTTCCGATGAAGTC belongs to Streptomyces finlayi and includes:
- a CDS encoding ImmA/IrrE family metallo-endopeptidase, with product MRWPVPFGRRGRNTRDERCERRVRALGLPVDATLTIEELCRHVGRLRGRPVQLLSLTLPLGSPHGLWVSTESREYVVFEKRLAPVHQRQVILHEIGHIVCDHAASPSLTAQDAGMLLPSLSPDLVRRVLGREHGQSEVEIEAELVGSLIGGRIGAWTADPEWPVAPEARRLAARLAELEPPAVPGRG